AATGATTTGGGATTGTTGGCTAGTATACAGCAATGATTAAGCTTTGAAATGGATGGTATATGTATTTTCTccacagcaatccaaccaacttgaAACACATCTGGTCGGTGCTTTCTTGGCATTTTTCATTGGTACTGTTTATTTCTGGCTGCAAATAGTATTAACCTACAAGATAAAGCCAAGACATGGCGGATGCTGGATTGGTCCAGTTCGAATCATCCTCTGTATTGTCACCACCATATTTCTTATCGCAAGTATCCTTTAAAGCATCAGGTTAATAGGTATACATGCAGAAACTCAATCAAAATAGTTTATCTTTTTAATTTTCTTAGCATGTATGTCACCTTTTCACAGGTGTCCATTATAAACAGATGTGCTATATTGACTGTAATTTACAACTCTATAGATtatgggtctcaaactggcggccctccagctgttttacgaaactacaagtcacatcatgcctctgcctgtggaagtcatgcttgtaactattaaccttgcaatgcctcatgggacttgtaatttcgcaacagctggaggtccaccagtttgagacccttggtatagatcattatgtattacttacataCTTCCTTAAGCGAATGAAGCTGTATAGGAATGTAACAAATATCCGTAAGACCATGATGCCAGAGCAATCCCCACATTCAAGATGCCGCCCACTCACTTCATACTTTCCTTGATCATCACAGCtgctctttctttttccttttcctatCTGTCACTAATCAACCACAGAACCCATCCAGGCAGTAAGCCAAAAGAAAAACCCTAGTGTGTGGTTTACCGAATTGGTTCTTTCTATTGGTACTAAAcattgtgcatgtttttttttataattgcttcttttctttattataaCAAATTACAACACATACAGAAAAAACAAAAGCAGTAgggacaagaaaaaaaacaaaaaaaacaacaccataCATAAAAATACATCAAACCAATATCATgtaagttaccccccccccctcctcaagagCACCCTCGGTTTGTTTCTCTTACTTCCCCTTCCCTCTCAAACATTGTGCATGTTAAGAATGATCAGGACTCAAGTACCTTTTAGAAGATCTGAGACAAGCTCTTTACTGTTCTTCGCAGCCAGTAAGTCTCTAATTTtccagcatataaaaaaaaaaacaccttgcacttaaCGGGATCTGCATCATGACAGGGGTGCTGCAAGGATAGAATTACATTTTGAAGTATAGAATACTGGAAAGTATTTTTTGCAGCATCAAATCGGTAATCTGCCATAGATCTTGTTACTGTGAAGTTAGATAAAGACCTGGATTAAACCACAAATTACCATTTGtatgtatttgtaaaacaaattagaaaaaaataattagtcTTATATTTGAAGGCATTTTCAACATTTTCTAATACAGAAATGAATGCacctatattgcaaaaaataaataaaaataatttaataatattcTGCATTGTAACAATAAGTGATTGCGGGTTCAATGCATTGGCTTCTGCAAATTTTAATTTCCAACCCCAGCTCAGTGCTGTATGAAAACAGGGGTTGTGCAACGGAaccatgtttcatgttacaccctaaatattggTGTAACATGAAACAGTGTCATTAAAGcattccacccatttaaaaaaaaaaaaaaattgtcatgccCATCATGAATGCTATAATAAATGGCAACAAATTAATTTTTATCTTTGTAAATATCCTTTCTTACTTATCTTCTGCAACACTTATGGCCTGAGCGATTTCGTCACTAGGCAACTTGCATGGACTCCTGGAAGATCGTAGCCATCTATCCCAGGGGTCCATGGGAATCGCCTAGTGACAAAATTTCACGTTATTTCTTTTAGGGATGTCCGCTTCTTGACATGTTGCTATAGCAAAGGGGAACTTCCTACCGATGCCGCCATTGCTATGGCAACCTATCAGGAAGAGCAAGCGCTGTGCAGTGACATTACTGCACAGGTGCGAGATCAGGAGGTGCATGCAGGGTAGCTAGCTGTGCCGAACCCTAGAAATTAGGACAAACAGTTGTTCCCCctggggtgggactttaaaagcCAGACACTGTGGTATATATAGAAACAATGTTTATTTTAGTAGAAAATGTCGACAGACATACGTACAAAAGGTTAAAACCATGAACCAAGATGAATATTGTTCATGTGTGTAACGATGCAGGCATCAACAaaacatataacaaaaaaaaaaaattacactgaaaCTCTCCTATGAGTGATGATCCCTGGTAAATCGACGTGTTTCCTGTATACAACCTTCATCAGGGGTAACAAGCAGGGGTGAGTGCggtcaaaattattttttactcAATACAAGTGGTTCCAAATAAAAAGACTAATAGAAACAAATTGTGGAAATTTGGGATACAGATTCAGGTCCTGGGAATAACCCATATGCAACAGTGTCCAAATTCCAATGATCTAGTGATCCAGTATGGGGCAATATGAGCTCGGCAGTCAGGATATGGCGCTATTGGGACCTTCAATAAGGCAACCCCCAAATCAGTGGATGGCTCCAAGGTAGTTCCTGTATACCGCTGTACTGGCCCCTATATGTTCCCGTATGGCAATAAGTCTGCATAGTTGGCTTTTCCCCTCCTTGTGGTGCCACAAGGAGGGGAAATGCCAAGGGTTGCCTTATTGAAGATCCCGATAGCGCCATATCCTGACTGCCGAGCTCATATTGCCTCATACTGGATCATTGGAATTTGGACACCGTTGCATATGGGTTATTCCCAGGACCTGAATCTACCAGTTTCGGGTTCATGTTGGGCATTGGATTGATACCTTTTTGTATCCCCATCTCCACAATTTGTtcctataaaaaattattttgaccACACTCACCCCTGATTGTTACCCATGATGAAGGTTGTATACCGGAAACACTGCGGGTACCAGGGATCATCACTCATAGGAGAGTTTcagtgtcatttttttgttttttgttatatgTTTTGTTGATGTTTGTATCGTTACATACATGAACAATATTCACCTCAGTTcttgtttttaaacttttgtacGTATGTCTGTCTACATTTTCTACTAAAATAAACATTGTTTCTATATATACCACAGTGTCTGgcttttaaagtcccaccccagGGGGAACAACTGTTTGTTCTATATCATAGGGATGTGGCCAGTTCACTGGGTTCAGTGACATGGTGATCACCCCTCCTCTTTTTCAATCCTGGAAATTAAGACAAGAGGGCTTTAGATGCTCACAGCAGAGATGGACCCTACCTGCTTCCGAGATCTGgtcatttttaaatgatttaAACATAAACTAAAATTAGGACAGTATCTAAGTTTTGCACTAGAACTGAACACAATTACGGCGgtgtatttgaaaaaataaaacaattagggGACTCAAAATCCACTTTAAGGCGGAGAACTTTTAAATCACCTGTCAACCCTCCCCTCCCCAGCATTGGTGAACAGTGGCAGGCAGTAATAATGACCCCCCCAGCATTTTTGGACAGGGACAAGCAGTGATAATGACCCCAatgcattggtggacagtggcagccagtgataatggacaaagatttggggggcacaccctaacaaAATGCATTAAAGATTGTGCAGTCATAAGACCATACAGACAGAACaaaagatatatacatatatacaaaaattacatttaactcctgcaaggctatttaaaacacctgaaTATATTCTGAAAATATGGGGATTTAGTTACACCATATAATATGGCCACATAGTGCTAAGCTCACAACTAcgtcaaagtaccccattatcagtgggtcctACGCTATCCATAAAATGGAAAGATCCTGCTTCACTGAAACATAGTAGAAATAcactcctctatatgggagaaaTATAGGACTCCTTCTATAACACAGGTGGACACTAATAGGAGGCAATGATGTAACTAAATCCCCATATTTTCTGAATATGCtcaggtgttttaaatagccttgcatgagttaaatgtaatttttgtatgtgtgcgctgtaatATTTTGTTCAGGCAGTGATAATGAGCGCCCCgcattggtggacagtggcagGCAATGATAATGAGCCCCTTGCATTGGTGAACAGTGGCAGGCAGTGATAATGACCCCCTTGCATTGACGGACAGTGGTAATGACCCCCTTGCATTGGTGAACATTGGCAGGCAGTGATAATAAACCCCCAATATTTTTGGACAGTGACAAGCAGTGATAATGACTTCcctgcattggtggacagtggcagGCAGTGATAATGACCTCCATGCATTGATGGACAGTGGTAGGCAGTGGTAATGACCCCCTTGCCTTGGTGAACATTGGCAGGCAGTGATAATAACCCCCTTGCATTGGTGAACAGTGGCAGGCAGTGACAATGACCCCCTTGCATTTACGGACAGTGGTAGGCAGTGTTAATGACCCCCTTGCATTGGTGAACATTGGCAGGCAGTGATAATAACCCCCTTGCATTGGTGAACAGTGGCAGGCAGTGACAATGACCCCCTTGCATTTACGGACAGTGGTAGGCAGTGGTAATGACCCCCTTGCATTGGTGAACATTGGCAGGCAGTGATAATAACCCCCTTGCATTGGTGAACAGTGGCAGGCAGTGATAATGACCCCCTTGCATTGACGGACAGTGGTAGGCAGTGGTAATGACccccctgcattggtggacagtggcagGCAGCGATAATGACCCCCCTGCAGTAGTGGTCAGTGGGTGGCTCCAAAAACCACCCCCCTTGCAAATTTGATAGTCAGTGGGAGGCACAAGTTGTAACAATAATTTTGCCCCGTATTTTCtttctgtctgattttttttttgtctgtatccTGTGAAGGCAATTTCCCTTTACCAAGGTGCAATAgtcagaacaggaagtaagatcaGATATCCACACACCTCTTTGACAGTTAACTAGAACAGGTTCACTCATTGAAAAAAATTCCCTTCACCTATTACTCCTGTGACTACCAAAAATGTGGGATGTATCCAAAACAATGATATAGCTTCCTGATCCCCATTCAGACCTGCAATCACAGCGTTGGgcaacaaatattttattttctgctcTGTGACCAAATGAAGCTGATACTGAAAAATGTGAAAATGGTGTACCAAATTAATTCATGTTCTATAGGACCACCCCCCTTTCACAATGCCCAACATGGTAAACTTTAACTCACAGAAATCTGTCCTTAACATGAAAGGGCTTGTTGGTTGTGTTCCTCCCCCCAGCCCTCCCCGGGTTCCATGACcagtccaccacatgcagcctgtACAATCAAGTGGTTTTAGCACAGTTTACAAAATGAATACACATGTCCACACACAAAATGTGTGCATTTCCATTATCAGGGGTATGATTCCTTAACAAGGACTAACAGTGATTGTGTGTgctgcattcaaaatgccatcgATAGCTGCTATATGTGAATGGGTTGTGGCCATGGCTTTATTTGTAATGTTTGGACTGTTCGCTGTTGATTTTTGGTTCATTGATGGACTCTTCATTCACGTTAAGAAAAGGACTGCCATTCCTAATGAAATACAAATTTCCACTGTCACGCTGACTACGTAAGGATTTGGATGTACCTGCTGTAGAAGTTAGAACTAAAGTGCCTCTCCGGCTGGTATTCGGAGAAATCCAGGGGCATTCATCTACTGGGATTTGCCAGGATTATCATTCCATTTGGATATCAGCCAAAGCACGCCCCAGTTACAGCCTGAGACTCTACAAATTTCAGTATTTTACTGTGATTTTTCTGTGTCCCATACATTTCAatccaaaactatttttttgttttgttacaaaAATGTGTTAGTGCATAAAATTATATGGCTTTTTAACTGTTTAATTTGTATCTCCCTCCCAATTTAAGACAAGCTTTGTCCATATACTTTGTGAATCTaccaaaaaaagattttatagtgCTTCTGACAATCAGATTTTATCAACTTGGAAtaaccaaatattttttattattttgatttcTTTGTTAGCAACTGTAATTTGCTCTctgatttattaaaggtaaaCTGCAGGTAAATAGATAACtacacagttgaaatacataTATGTGAATGGTTTCTTCTGACTAAAAAAGTATAATTCAGTTCAGTCCAGTGATCTAGGCACATCTGCCAGACAATACAACATGATCTGGACCCTCACTCTACCATCCTGCAGTTAAGCAGAACAGTTTAGTTGAATACCCAGCCTTTCTGTGTATTGTACAATGCAGGAGTAGTAGTAGGATTAGTAGGGAGACGGGCAGCACCTAGACAGTATATTTTTGTTGTTTCTGAACAAGGTACATATATAGAACAAGGGGTAGGTTTAGTGTTAAGATTTTATTTAGGAGAAGATTAGGTTAATGTTAGGGTCAAGAATTACAGTagcagtttagtttgtattccagGACCAAGGATAGGTCTAGGTTTAGGGAGgaggctaattgctaaacattagCGGGTAAAGAGACCCTTTCTATCGGTATGCAGGTCAAAGTTTAAGGGTCATTTAACTCCCATAACTCTCCATTAGATCCATTCCACTGCCATGGCtggtgaaaaaaagccctgtgtacaaTACAAACTCATGGCAATTGACTCCCTGCCGCATGTGACAGCGCTGGATCAATCACCTAGTGCTGTCTCATGCTCATCCATACATATGCATACATTGTTTGCCaggtaaatattaaatattgcaTATGAATATATTATATTTCCATTGAAAGTGTGACTCTATAGGCcgcttttcagttttttttaccagGCTAATCTTAAGTGCTTTGCTGTAAAATAAGTaaggctggggaaattaaagattaattcctcgattaatctttaatttttttgatcgatcaaaattcttgacgtcaccggaca
This sequence is a window from Rana temporaria chromosome 10, aRanTem1.1, whole genome shotgun sequence. Protein-coding genes within it:
- the TMEM150B gene encoding modulator of macroautophagy TMEM150B, whose product is MWAWALLPISVMVWATAGIWIVYAMSVTNGSVNITEVFPFISTCGSYPPQSCIFGQVLNIGAMMVAWIAVMRFQQIRDYHCDSSLNSASLAMGLLCALGTSLVGNFQQSNQLETHLVGAFLAFFIGTVYFWLQIVLTYKIKPRHGGCWIGPVRIILCIVTTIFLIAMIVCAAFKMPSIAAICEWVVAMALFVMFGLFAVDFWFIDGLFIHVKKRTAIPNEIQISTVTLTT